In a genomic window of Ralstonia nicotianae:
- a CDS encoding aldehyde dehydrogenase: MAQLLTVSEYAAMAGKLALPTQAFIDGAFVPAVSGKTFQTTNPATGNVLAEIAACDTRDVDIAVAKAKAAFEDGRWHRRSPAQRKATLLRLADLLEQHAHELAVMESLDSGKPIRECQATDVPETIHTIRWHAELIDKIYDSTAPVGSNALSLVVREPIGVVGLVLPWNFPLLMLAWKIGPSLAAGCSIIVKPAKETSLTALRVAELAHEAGVPAGVFNVLPGGGKEVGEPLGRHMDVSMVSFTGSTDTGRLFLKYAADSNLKRIVLECGGKNPAVVMNDVDDLDAVAQHVVNGAFWNMGENCSASSRLIVHADVKDALLARIGVHMREWKMGNPLDPEHRVGSLVSESHFRKVRSYLEQAGAEQLRVAFGGGTEGGIFVEPTVVDGVGQGSRLFREEIFGPILSVTTFTRMEDAIALANDSVYGLAASVYTGSLNNAIRLSREIRAGVVTVNCFGEGDVTTPFGGYKESGFGGRDKSIWAHDQYTEIKTIWIDVPDCTAAK; encoded by the coding sequence CCGGGAAGCTCGCGCTGCCGACGCAGGCGTTCATCGATGGCGCCTTTGTGCCCGCCGTGTCGGGCAAGACGTTCCAGACGACGAATCCCGCAACCGGGAACGTCCTGGCCGAGATCGCCGCCTGCGATACGCGCGATGTGGACATCGCGGTCGCCAAGGCCAAGGCCGCATTCGAGGACGGGCGCTGGCATCGCCGCTCGCCGGCGCAACGCAAGGCCACGTTGCTGCGCCTGGCCGACCTGCTCGAGCAGCACGCGCACGAGCTGGCGGTCATGGAGAGCCTCGACAGCGGCAAGCCGATCCGCGAATGCCAGGCGACGGATGTTCCCGAGACGATCCATACGATCCGCTGGCATGCTGAGCTGATCGACAAGATTTACGACAGCACGGCGCCGGTCGGATCGAATGCCCTCTCCCTGGTGGTCCGGGAGCCCATCGGCGTGGTCGGACTCGTCCTGCCGTGGAACTTCCCGCTGCTGATGCTGGCGTGGAAGATCGGCCCGTCACTGGCGGCCGGTTGCTCGATCATCGTGAAGCCCGCCAAGGAGACCTCGCTGACCGCGTTGCGCGTGGCCGAACTGGCCCATGAAGCCGGGGTGCCCGCCGGCGTGTTCAACGTGCTTCCGGGCGGCGGCAAGGAGGTCGGCGAACCGCTGGGCAGGCACATGGACGTGTCCATGGTGAGCTTCACCGGCTCGACGGACACCGGCCGGCTGTTCCTCAAGTACGCTGCCGACTCGAACCTGAAGCGCATCGTGCTGGAGTGCGGGGGGAAGAATCCCGCGGTGGTGATGAACGATGTCGACGATCTGGATGCCGTCGCCCAGCACGTTGTCAACGGTGCCTTCTGGAACATGGGGGAGAACTGCTCGGCATCGTCGCGCCTGATCGTCCATGCCGACGTGAAGGATGCACTGCTGGCGCGCATCGGCGTGCACATGCGCGAATGGAAGATGGGGAATCCGCTCGATCCGGAACACCGCGTCGGCTCGCTGGTCAGCGAATCGCATTTCCGGAAGGTCCGGTCCTACCTCGAGCAGGCCGGTGCCGAGCAGCTGCGCGTGGCCTTCGGCGGCGGTACCGAGGGCGGGATCTTCGTCGAGCCGACCGTCGTCGATGGCGTGGGGCAGGGCAGCCGGCTGTTCAGGGAAGAGATCTTCGGTCCGATCCTGTCGGTCACCACGTTCACCCGCATGGAAGACGCCATCGCGCTGGCGAACGATTCCGTCTATGGGCTGGCCGCGTCCGTCTACACGGGCAGCCTGAACAACGCCATCCGGCTCTCCCGTGAGATCCGCGCCGGCGTCGTCACGGTCAATTGCTTTGGCGAAGGCGACGTGACCACGCCCTTCGGCGGCTACAAGGAGTCGGGCTTCGGCGGACGGGACAAGTCGATCTGGGCAC